One Pullulanibacillus sp. KACC 23026 DNA segment encodes these proteins:
- a CDS encoding ABC transporter substrate-binding protein, with product MLKRIFAALLVIPMMVWILTACGTTDKASTAPNSGSSKATENTDKPVNGDLPPLSKPATVTIAEDGSASGAGFYIATEKGYFKQYNINVKYATFQNSDDMLPALAADKVDVAGGISSASFFNSIAQGIDVKMIADKGHNVMGKSYFSFVIRKDEQNTIKSYKDLKGKKIAVSTQNGVDDYIFQQMLNSAGLKRSDVHFVLMSDFNNMLAALSNGTIDAALEIEPMITKGISEGICVRLGDTTDFAPKAQIAMVIASPVFLEQRHDVAIRFMLAYLKGLRDYNDAFVYNKGNKDEIIKIMTKYTALKDPKTWEQVDVTGLDPDGKMYIDDIKNQYKWYKSNGGIEGTVDMSKAVDTSLDDEALKILGPYKSN from the coding sequence ATGCTGAAAAGAATTTTTGCGGCATTGCTGGTCATTCCGATGATGGTGTGGATATTAACAGCCTGTGGAACGACTGACAAAGCATCAACGGCGCCTAACAGCGGTTCAAGCAAGGCAACTGAAAATACCGATAAGCCAGTAAATGGCGATCTTCCGCCACTTAGTAAGCCCGCTACTGTCACCATTGCTGAAGATGGGTCCGCGTCAGGTGCAGGGTTCTATATTGCAACAGAAAAAGGCTATTTCAAACAGTACAATATCAACGTCAAATATGCGACCTTCCAAAACAGTGATGACATGCTCCCCGCATTAGCAGCAGACAAAGTAGATGTGGCAGGAGGGATTTCTTCTGCCTCGTTCTTCAACTCAATAGCACAAGGAATCGATGTTAAAATGATTGCGGATAAAGGTCATAATGTAATGGGAAAATCTTATTTCTCTTTTGTAATCCGAAAAGATGAGCAAAATACAATTAAATCTTATAAGGATTTAAAAGGGAAGAAAATTGCTGTCTCTACGCAGAATGGTGTCGATGACTACATCTTCCAACAAATGCTTAACAGTGCAGGGTTAAAACGAAGTGATGTGCACTTTGTGTTAATGTCTGATTTCAATAATATGTTAGCAGCACTCAGCAATGGCACGATTGATGCAGCCCTAGAAATTGAACCCATGATTACGAAAGGCATATCTGAAGGAATTTGTGTCCGCCTTGGAGATACCACTGATTTTGCTCCAAAGGCTCAAATCGCGATGGTCATAGCCTCACCAGTTTTCTTAGAGCAGCGTCACGATGTTGCCATTCGTTTTATGCTAGCTTATCTAAAAGGCTTGCGGGATTATAATGATGCCTTTGTCTATAACAAGGGAAATAAAGATGAGATTATCAAAATTATGACCAAATACACGGCTCTCAAAGATCCAAAAACTTGGGAGCAAGTGGATGTTACAGGATTAGATCCAGACGGTAAAATGTATATTGATGATATTAAAAACCAATATAAATGGTACAAATCAAACGGTGGAATTGAAGGCACAGTTGATATGAGTAAAGCCGTTGACACATCACTTGACGATGAGGCTCTTAAGATTTTAGGCCCTTATAAAAGTAACTAA